In the Desulfitobacterium hafniense DCB-2 genome, ATGGCCAGGCGGCCAACTTCATAGAGCTCCGGTGTTTCCTGAGCGCCGGCATCCGCCCTTTTTAAAAGGGCGTTTATTTTTGCCACCAGGACTTTAAGGCTGAAAGGCTTGGTAATGTAGTCGTCGGCTCCATATTCATAACCCAAAAGCTTATCGTTTTCCGCCGATTTGGCCGTAAGCATAATAATGAGCACCCGGGAATCCTGCTTGCGGATCGTCCGGCAGACGGACAGTCCATCCAGCTTGGGCATCATGATATCGAGAAGAATCAGGTCAACCTGCTTGCTTTTAAAAAGCTCCAGGGCCTCAACCCCGTGGGCGGCGGCCAGAGTCTGATAGCCTTCATCCTCAAGGTAATCGGCAATAATAGTCTGCATCCGAGGCTCGTCTTCCACAATCAATATTGTCTTTTTCATCAATAGCCACCTTAAGAGTTTAGTATGGGACATTCGCGATATTCTTATTAAAACAATCACGATTCCCCTCTGTAGATAGTTTACCATATGCCTGACTGCCGGAAATACAAAATAAGGCTTTGTCATCAAACTACCATCAAAATGCCATCAAACCGCCATATTGGCTCCACGGTACCGCCCAAATCGTCCCTTAAGATAAAGTGGACGGCGAAGAGGCAGGTGAAACAAAATGAAATGGCCGAAAATTTCCGCCAAGCGGAAAATAAACCTTTTGCCCTGGCTCTTTCTGGGGCCCAGCCTGACGGGTTTTGCTCTTTTTTATCTGCTGCCCTTTATGGACGGTTTTTTCTATTCCCTGGTGGACAGCCCCTTGAACGGCAATTTCGTCGGGCTGCGCAATTACTCGGAGCTCTTAAGGAACCCGAGTTTTCTGACAGCCTTGGCCAATACGGGCAAATTTACCCTGGTCTGCGTTCCGCTGAATATGCTTTTCTCTCTGGGAGTGGCCTTGCTCCTAAACAAGAAGATCCAGGGCAGCAATTTTTTTCGCACACTCTTCATCACCCCGCTGGTCATTCCCGTAGCCTCGGTGGTTTTGGTCTGGCAGGCTTTCTTTGATATCAATGGTGTCCTGAACTCCTTCATTCATGCCCTGAACCTCCAGCCTGTGGATTGGCTGAAGAGTGAATGGGCCAGAGCCGCCATCCTCGTGGCCTACCTTTGGAAAAATACCGGTTACAGCATGGTCCTGTTCCTGGCCGGTTTGCAGAGCATACCTGTCGAATATTACGAAGCGGCCAGGATCGACGGAGCGGGACGCCTGCAGGAGTTTTTGCGGATAACCTTGATTTATCTGACCCCCACGGCTTTCTTTGTGTTTGTCATCTCCACCATCAATTCTTTCAAAGTTTTCCGGGAGACTTATCTTATGGCCGGGGAATATCCCCATAGCAGCATCTATATGCTGCAGCATTATATGAACAATATGTTTACGGCCCTGGACTATCAGAAACTGACCAGCGCGGCCTTTATCATGGCGGCCTTTATTGTGGCTGTAGTGCTGCTCTTGTTCATTGTGGAGAGAAAAATCAGCAGGCTGATTAATTAGAAGCTGAAAACCGCCGCCGGCAGGGTCCGGGTTCCGAAAAAGTCTAGGAAAGGAGGGAAAGGGATGTTTGAAAAGCATTTTCTCCATAAATTAGTTTACTTCATGATTCTGCTGGTTCTGGCCGTCTTTTTTCTGTTCCCTTTAGGGGTGACCCTTACCAATTCCTTGATGAGTGAACAGGAAATCGCCGCCAATTATGGCCTGGTCACGGATAAGAGTCTGAACAGTTATCAGGACAGTGGGGCAGACCCTTTTGCCCGGTTTGAGCTTATCCCCGATATGGTGACTCTCAAGCAGTACTACAGCGTGCTGCTGAAAAAGACCCAGTTCCTCTTTATGTTCTGGAATTCGGTGCTGCTTACCTTTCCCATCGTCATCGGGCAGACCCTTGTGGCCACTCTGGCCGCTTACGCCTTCGCCAAAATGAAGTTTAAGGGGAGGGATGTGCTGTTCTTTTTGTATATCGTCGTGATGCTTATGCCCTTTCAGGTAACCCTGGTGCCCAATTATATCATCGCCGGCCAGCTGGGCCTGCTGAATAACCCTTTATCCATTATCTTTCCCGGTATTTTCAGCACTTTTGGCGTATTTCTTCTCAAACAGTATATGGAGCAGATACCGGATTCCTATCTGGAAGCGGCCAAAGTGGACGGGGCCAACCCCTTCCAGATCTTTCTGAAAATCATTGTGCCCATGTCCAGGGCGGGGATAGCCGCCATGGCCATTCTGGTCTTTATCGATAACTGGAATATGGTGGAACAGCCTCTGATCTTCCTGCAGGATGCGACCCGGCAGCCCCTTTCCCTCTATCTGGCCAAGATCGTCGACGGGGAAAAGGGACTGGCCTTTGCCGCCTCAACTCTTTATATGCTGCCCATGCTTTTGAATTTCCTTTATGCCGAGCGATACCTGCTGGAAGGAATCCGGCTTTCCGGGATTAAGGGCTGACCCGGCCAGGCAGCTTACCGCGGCTTACCAGGGAAGAAAGACAGAAGGGAGACGGAAAATGCCCAAGGAAGAACCGGCGGATTTTATCCCGCCTCATGAGGGTCGAAAAAAGCAGACCATCGGCCGCCTGAGTCTGATGTTTTTCATGATGATGATGGTTTTGACCTTTTTCTCCAATACGCTGCTTCACTTTACCCTGCCCAAAGTGGAAGCGGAACGGCCGGCCAACGGGGTCCTGATCAAGGAAATATTCGGAGAAGGGACGGTGGAGGTCAAGCAGATGTGGGAGGAATATGCAAAGGCCAATCTGCCTGTTAAGGAGGTCCTGGTGGAACGGGGAGACAGAGTGAGCAAAGGCCAGACCATCCTCAGTCTTGACATCCGCAGCCTTCAGGATAGTTATCTGGACGAACAAACCCGCCTCCAGCTTTTGGAGCTCTCTCTGGCAGGGGCCGAAGATACTCTGGAACAAAAACAAAGGGATTATGAAAACATCAAAGCTCTCGTTGAAAATGGAGCGGAAGCGGAGATCAATCTGCGCAATGCTGAAAAAGCTCTGGCTGAGGCTGCAAGAAACTGTGACACTACCCGGCTTAATCTGACCATGCAGGAGCGAAAAGTGCAGAGCCTGGCTGAACAGGTGGCCAACGGTGGGATATATACGGCTCCCGCCGCCGGCATCATTACCGAGCTGAATTTCGCCGCGGGTTCATCGGCCAACAGCACACAGCCCCTTTTCTGTTTAGCCGATACCGGCCAGGGATTCCGTCTGGTTGTTCCCATAGCCGGGGAGCTGGCCGAATATGCCCAGCCTGGGGATACGGTCAGTGTCAATATTTACTCCCTGGATCAAAGGATCGAGGGCAAAATCGAAAGAATCACGGACAACAGCCAGCATCCGGGAGAACAAAAGGATGTATGGATTGACCTGGCCGGGGAGGGCCTAGCCGGGGAAGGTCTGGCCGGGGGCGAAAAGGGAGAAATATATCTCAGCAAAAAAACCAAGCCCTACCCGGCCCTGGTGCCCAACAGCGCCATCTATACGGACAGCGACGGTTCTTTTGTCTATGTCTTGAAATCCCGCAAAGGTCCTCTGGGTATGGAAAACTATGTGCAAAGACTGGAGGTCAATGTGGAAGACAGCGACAATGAAAAATCGGCCCTTACCAATATGATTGCAGACGAAGTCATCATCCAGAGCAATAAACCCCTGGCAGATGGAGATAAAGTTCTGAAGGAGGCAGCCAATTGAAACCGGGCAATACACAGCCGAGCCGGCCCCAATCCGCTAAAGCTGCCTGTCTGATGCTGGCTCTGGGAATTTTACTGCTGACCGTAAGTTCTGTTCTGGGAGAGTCCCTTTCCGCCCAGATGACCGGAATTTACGGCCTGCACCAAACCCATAAAATCACCGCTGTCCGGCAGGAAGATGCCGGCCCGGCGGGGAGCGGGCCCCTTACTTTGGCCGAAATGGGTCAAC is a window encoding:
- a CDS encoding response regulator transcription factor, producing the protein MKKTILIVEDEPRMQTIIADYLEDEGYQTLAAAHGVEALELFKSKQVDLILLDIMMPKLDGLSVCRTIRKQDSRVLIIMLTAKSAENDKLLGYEYGADDYITKPFSLKVLVAKINALLKRADAGAQETPELYEVGRLAINQLSHTVTLAGEPIELTPKEFELLVCLVRNKQRVLTREMMMNLVWGYEYYGDLRNVDSHIKRLRQKLKSEGRLITTVRGSGYKLEAGQ
- a CDS encoding carbohydrate ABC transporter permease; the encoded protein is MKWPKISAKRKINLLPWLFLGPSLTGFALFYLLPFMDGFFYSLVDSPLNGNFVGLRNYSELLRNPSFLTALANTGKFTLVCVPLNMLFSLGVALLLNKKIQGSNFFRTLFITPLVIPVASVVLVWQAFFDINGVLNSFIHALNLQPVDWLKSEWARAAILVAYLWKNTGYSMVLFLAGLQSIPVEYYEAARIDGAGRLQEFLRITLIYLTPTAFFVFVISTINSFKVFRETYLMAGEYPHSSIYMLQHYMNNMFTALDYQKLTSAAFIMAAFIVAVVLLLFIVERKISRLIN
- a CDS encoding carbohydrate ABC transporter permease, which encodes MFEKHFLHKLVYFMILLVLAVFFLFPLGVTLTNSLMSEQEIAANYGLVTDKSLNSYQDSGADPFARFELIPDMVTLKQYYSVLLKKTQFLFMFWNSVLLTFPIVIGQTLVATLAAYAFAKMKFKGRDVLFFLYIVVMLMPFQVTLVPNYIIAGQLGLLNNPLSIIFPGIFSTFGVFLLKQYMEQIPDSYLEAAKVDGANPFQIFLKIIVPMSRAGIAAMAILVFIDNWNMVEQPLIFLQDATRQPLSLYLAKIVDGEKGLAFAASTLYMLPMLLNFLYAERYLLEGIRLSGIKG
- a CDS encoding efflux RND transporter periplasmic adaptor subunit, whose product is MPKEEPADFIPPHEGRKKQTIGRLSLMFFMMMMVLTFFSNTLLHFTLPKVEAERPANGVLIKEIFGEGTVEVKQMWEEYAKANLPVKEVLVERGDRVSKGQTILSLDIRSLQDSYLDEQTRLQLLELSLAGAEDTLEQKQRDYENIKALVENGAEAEINLRNAEKALAEAARNCDTTRLNLTMQERKVQSLAEQVANGGIYTAPAAGIITELNFAAGSSANSTQPLFCLADTGQGFRLVVPIAGELAEYAQPGDTVSVNIYSLDQRIEGKIERITDNSQHPGEQKDVWIDLAGEGLAGEGLAGGEKGEIYLSKKTKPYPALVPNSAIYTDSDGSFVYVLKSRKGPLGMENYVQRLEVNVEDSDNEKSALTNMIADEVIIQSNKPLADGDKVLKEAAN